One window of Thermoplasmata archaeon genomic DNA carries:
- a CDS encoding ABC transporter ATP-binding protein, which translates to MTDQALRAVDVRKTYHTRGAPAVEALRGVSLTFRKGERIALLGRNGAGKTTFLRIASTLLVPTSGTVEVFGLDAVGHPELVRPLIAVVPQEGKPFFHLTPREQIYAYLRARGVDRETAKTRGEEALDQMGIQEVADRLSITLSGGQKQRAMVATVIATEAPLLFLDEPTIGMDPFARRDVWDSLRRLTKKGCTVLLTTHYLDEAEALAERLYVVEAGRILVEGTADAIKQQVGGTLKVSVPNGVAIREELASFGELVSDGGTIYMITGPARINEIMALTVSKGLAATVGPVTLEEAFLRIVGRSINED; encoded by the coding sequence ATGACCGACCAGGCCCTCCGCGCCGTGGACGTCCGCAAGACGTACCACACCCGCGGCGCGCCGGCGGTCGAGGCGCTGCGCGGGGTTTCCCTGACGTTCCGTAAGGGGGAGCGGATCGCCCTTCTGGGCCGGAACGGCGCCGGGAAGACCACGTTCCTCCGTATCGCATCCACGCTGCTCGTGCCGACGTCGGGAACCGTGGAGGTCTTTGGGCTCGATGCGGTGGGCCATCCCGAGCTCGTCCGCCCCCTGATCGCGGTGGTCCCCCAGGAAGGGAAGCCGTTTTTCCACCTCACTCCCCGCGAGCAGATCTATGCGTACCTGCGAGCGCGGGGGGTCGATCGGGAGACCGCAAAGACGCGCGGAGAAGAGGCCCTGGACCAGATGGGCATCCAGGAGGTCGCGGATCGGCTTTCGATCACGCTGTCCGGTGGGCAGAAGCAGCGGGCCATGGTCGCAACCGTGATCGCCACGGAGGCGCCCCTCCTCTTCCTGGACGAGCCCACGATCGGGATGGATCCGTTCGCACGCCGCGACGTGTGGGACTCGCTTCGCCGGCTCACGAAGAAGGGCTGCACGGTCTTGCTCACGACGCACTACCTGGACGAGGCCGAGGCGCTCGCGGAACGTCTCTACGTGGTCGAGGCGGGTCGCATCCTCGTGGAAGGGACCGCGGACGCGATCAAACAGCAGGTCGGCGGGACCCTCAAGGTCTCCGTGCCGAACGGGGTCGCGATTCGAGAGGAGCTCGCGAGCTTCGGGGAGCTCGTCTCGGATGGCGGGACCATCTACATGATCACGGGACCGGCGCGGATCAACGAGATCATGGCACTCACCGTGTCGAAGGGCTTGGCGGCGACCGTCGGTCCGGTCACGCTCGAGGAAGCGTTCCTGCGGATCGTCGGCCGCTCGATCAACGAGGACTGA
- a CDS encoding ABC transporter permease: protein MDHVIDEKVLAEMREGRVFPAFALIGWRWVARNPVATIVPILLPFFFLYFLALVTPPNFNLFPLQVVGAMLFTTQNIGSWCLSDSAYWRLEQRLQDMFVASPLDKFRYLFGVAFSNLIPAAPALIILGVVLALVTPVSLFGWLVLAAAIFMVWVLYSAIGIAVSSRLQSQMEVWPVGTLVFTTLGILSPLYYPLAFLSAVSPAWAGLARFLPATYAALIVQSALGLPQAMPSEATLDAVLLLVSTIVGLVIAMRLYTWRER, encoded by the coding sequence ATGGACCACGTCATCGATGAGAAGGTCTTGGCCGAGATGCGAGAAGGCCGCGTCTTCCCCGCGTTTGCGCTGATCGGCTGGCGATGGGTCGCGCGCAACCCCGTGGCCACGATCGTACCCATCCTGCTCCCGTTCTTCTTCCTGTACTTCCTGGCGCTGGTCACGCCGCCGAATTTCAACCTGTTCCCGCTCCAGGTCGTGGGCGCCATGCTCTTCACCACCCAGAACATCGGCAGCTGGTGCCTCTCCGACTCGGCGTACTGGCGGCTCGAGCAACGCCTGCAGGACATGTTCGTCGCGTCGCCACTGGACAAGTTCCGGTACCTGTTCGGCGTCGCCTTTTCGAACCTGATTCCCGCGGCGCCCGCCCTGATCATCCTGGGCGTGGTCTTGGCCCTGGTGACGCCCGTCTCCCTGTTCGGGTGGCTCGTTCTCGCGGCGGCCATATTCATGGTCTGGGTCCTGTACTCCGCCATCGGGATCGCGGTGTCGAGCCGGCTCCAGAGCCAGATGGAGGTGTGGCCTGTCGGGACCCTCGTGTTTACGACGCTCGGCATCCTATCGCCGCTGTACTACCCGCTCGCCTTCCTTTCTGCGGTGTCGCCGGCATGGGCGGGTCTGGCCCGGTTCCTGCCCGCGACCTACGCCGCGCTCATCGTCCAGTCCGCCCTCGGCCTTCCCCAGGCGATGCCGTCGGAGGCGACGCTGGACGCGGTCCTGTTGCTCGTCTCCACGATCGTCGGGCTCGTCATCGCCATGCGGCTCTACACGTGGCGCGAGCGATGA
- a CDS encoding antibiotic biosynthesis monooxygenase produces the protein MIARTWHGVTPASKADAYYDYLEASGVKGYRETKGNLGVYVLRRVAGDRADFLLISLWNSYDSIRAFAGEDIEKARYFPRDREFLLEFEPTVTHYDVLAAPTKM, from the coding sequence ATGATCGCGCGAACCTGGCACGGCGTCACGCCCGCATCGAAGGCCGACGCCTACTACGACTACTTGGAGGCGAGTGGCGTGAAGGGGTACCGCGAGACGAAGGGGAACCTCGGCGTCTACGTCCTCCGTCGCGTCGCGGGGGACCGCGCCGATTTCCTCCTCATCTCCCTTTGGAACTCGTACGACTCGATCCGTGCCTTCGCGGGGGAGGACATCGAGAAGGCGCGCTATTTTCCGCGAGATCGGGAATTCCTACTCGAATTCGAACCCACGGTCACGCACTACGACGTACTCGCTGCGCCGACGAAAATGTGA